Proteins co-encoded in one Plasmodium coatneyi strain Hackeri chromosome 7, complete sequence genomic window:
- a CDS encoding RNA binding function, whose amino-acid sequence MSIKNKIDMSLDELIEKENIKANQKGPNEKKTVNKSIEKNTGQKFLHSIIISNVNSNNLELYKKEFSKFGKIYNIYHDSEKKITYVKYDNKNSCENAIKSMNGNPLDGDTLTIVLGKKILDKKNNKGPNQNNHINNNNNHRNNKIIPHFKMPMHNPNGPYPYYVNNNHGNYHPPPYGHMPYQPPYQNNMHDKGMPPFSAGGKNVYDNQKNNTIIVTNVPTYLNAEDIFSAFQETGKIVDVQILMNEKRKLTGIVSIEYERNESASDAVRMYDGGFLNDNRIRVFLDCR is encoded by the exons ATGAgtataaagaacaaaattgatATGAGCCTTGATGAGCTCatagagaaggaaaacataaaagCCAACCAGAAGGGGCCCAACGAAAAGAAGACGGTTAACAAGTCgattgaaaaaaacacaG GACAAAAGTTCTTGCACAGTATAATCATCTCAAATGTGAACAGCAACAACTTGGAGttgtacaaaaaggaattcAGCAagtttggaaaaatttataatatttatcaCGACAGTGAGAAGAAGATCAC ATACGTAAAATATGATAATAAGAACTCCTGCGAAAATGCTATAAAGTCCATGAACGGTAACCCCCTGGATGGGGACACCTTAACGATAGTGCTG GGAAAGAAAATCCTAgacaagaagaacaacaaggGTCCCAACCAGAACAACCAcatcaacaacaacaacaaccataGGAACAATAAAATCATCCCTCATTTTAAAATGCCCATGCACAACCCCAACGGTCCCTACCCCTACTATGTGAATAATAACCACGGCAACTACCACCCTCCCCCCTATGGTCACATGCCTTACCAACCCCCCTACCAGAATAACATGCACGACAAGGGCATGCCCCCCTTTAGCgccgggggaaaaaacgttTACG ATAATCAGAAGAATAACACCATCATAGTGACTAACGTCCCCACGTACCTAAACGCGGAAGATATCTTTTCAGCGTTTCAGGAGACGGGCAAAATTGTCGACGTTCAGATCCTCATGAATGAGAAG AGAAAACTGACCGGGATCGTTAGCATCGAGTACGAAAGAAACGAGTCTGCCTCGGACGCAGTGCGCATGTACGATGGTGGATTTCTAAACGACAACAGGATTAGGGTTTTCTTGGACTGCCGCTAA